The DNA window GCTAAGCCAATATACAGCCCGATATATACCCACTGCTCTCGGAAGGTGTCTCTTTTGACATTAAAAGCCCAGTTCTCTTGTATAGTTAGGGGCCGTGGCGGAGAAAAGCTGAAGATATAGTCCGACAGCAGCGCAATAGGCTCTCCTCCCTTTTCCAAGAGTTCCTTCTGTGTCACAGCACACTCAGGAAAGTACAGTCTGGAAACAATATCCATGCCCTCTTGATGGCTGTGTGGCTCAAAGTCGACCACAGTAATGCCTGcggtcttgagcttctcaacggcGTATCTCAGTGCGCGAACGACTGGAGGATGAGGTCGGACAAGCCTGCGACAACAGTTAGTTGGTAGACACGATAGGGAAAGGAGAACTCACCCATCCTCCCACATAACACCAATAGTAAAGCTACCAGGTTCCAGTGGACTGGACTGCTTCCAAGCCTGAGGTACCAGCGATGTCTCAATTTCCCAGGGCTCCTGATCAAGAACTGCTTGTTGAAAGAGCCCAAGGTCTTCTGCAGTATTGGCCAAAGGCGAGATAACGCATCGGATGCTCTCTTGTCCAGCACCAGGGAGACACACGCCTTTGTACGGGTTGCGCAGTGCGGTAGTCCTCAGTCCATATGCGCCACAAAAGGCAGCAGGTACTCTCACAGAACCTCCAAGGTCGGTACCAATACCCAAAGCTGCGCAACGGAGTCCCAACGAAGcgccttctcctccactCGAGCCGCCGCATGTTAATGTTCGGTTGTGCGGGTTCACAGTCATGCCGTAGATTGGGTTGGAGCAGTCAATGTGCTAAATCGTCAGTGACATGTCATGAAAGAGGGAAGGCTGACTAACCATTACGCTTTGAGGTTCATTCGTTCGTACATGGAATATTGCTCCAGCCTTTTTACAGCACTGAACAATCAAggcgtcttcttcagcaacGTTGTCAATAAGAGCGACGTAAGCCGAATGTGCAATGCGTCCCTTATGTTCAATGTGCTCCTTGGTCGAGATTGGGATACCATGCAGGGGCCCCTTGATTTTGCCAGTTGCCTTGAAGTGGGCATCAAGTTCAACAGCGTCTTCGAGTGCATCGGCATTCATGAACTCGGTTGCAAAGTTGGTAAGTTGATGTGCGATATGAGCTCTCTTGAGAAAGGCCGTCACTGTTTCAACAGCCGTCAGAGAGCCAGAGGCCATTTGCTCTACCAGGTTCGTTGCGCTTGTAGCTGTTATTTCCAGCTCTCGTGCTGAGAGGAAGCCGCATGTTTCGATGAAAGTAGAAACATTGAGCTGGTCAGCGGGTGGAAGCTGAGCAGGTGGTAGAAGCCAAGCTGGGTTGAGAGACTTTCGAAGGACTGCACGGCATTTTTCAGCTTGCATTTCCCAATCTGTCACGACAGAAATGTCTGCAGACTTCTGGGACTGAGAGTGAGAGACAAGTctctgaggaagagattcaACAACAGACGCCATGAGATATGATGCAAGATAATAGAGGCAGAATTGTGAGGGGTGATGATTAGATAGAGCTTGGCTCTAGAAGCATCTTTATATCCCATACTAAAAACCCGGATACCATTACAGTATCTATGGAACTCACTCCATCCGCTTCCGCCAGTAGCTCATGAATAGGTACGTGTAAACAAGCGAAATGCCGTTGCCAGAACCCTTCACAAGATAACCTATCTCTCGGTAATGACAACTATTGGTGAGGCCTTCGCAAAAGCCAATGATTGGTCAAGACATGGTCTAAGGTGAAAGGCTCGTTAAACTGAAAGATAAGCTAAAACTCGTAAATATCAGTCATTGGCTGTTACCCCGCAGGCCGGGGTCCACCCCCGGATTAGATGCTATCGTGATCAACCGTGGAATGGGAACAAGCCGACGTTTGAAGTGCAATCTAGACTTTACGGGCGAAGGGGAAATTACGATCTAGATTAGCAGAAGGCGCTATGGAGGGTGTTATCGTGTTCCGGCTGCTTGGTATCACTTCATTGCATGTATATAATCCCTGGTCTGTTCGCTAGCAACAGAACTTCAGATCCATAGACCTCGTCCTCAATAAAGGATCGAACAAtcttattcttcttattATACTGTCTACTTCAACATGGGATTAGATGACAACTCGCCACAGCCCAGGTCGGACTTTGTTCCTGGAACGGTCCTCCTTGTTGACTTTGATGGCACCTTGGATACTCGCCATGCTCAAGGTCACCGAGATATCGTTCTCGTACCTACACCGTCTGACGATCCAGATGATCCTTTGAACTGGAGCAGGTGGAGAAAGACTCTGCTCATGGCAACTCTATGCGTGTGAGTAGAGATAGTAGCCGACCTGGGAACCCCTTACTGAACCTCTATTTGCAGATACTGCCTTGCCATTGGTATTGCTTCGGCCGCGATTTATTCCGTTCTTGTTCCAATCTCAGCTGCCACTGGTCTTACTGTCAGTGATCTGAACTCTGGCACCGGATACatgttcttgacctttggtTGGGGATGTCTGATCTGGCAGCCTTTGGCACAGAAGTTCGGCAAACGCCCTGTGTATCTTCTGTCATTATTGGGAACAACTGTAAGTCTTGTACCTCCTCATAAGTTACGCCAGTatctcatcagcaccagGGAATCATGATCTGGGCCCCGCATGCAACCACGAACGGCCAATGGATCGCCAACAAGGTTCTCCAAGGTACCTTTGGCGCTCCGGTTGAGTCGCTCTGCGAGATATCCGTATCCGATGCTGTGAGTAGCCAATTCAAACGCCTTCCTTACCTAATCTCATTTGTGCATACAGTACTTTGCCCACGAAAGAGGTACCTATATCGCTTACTATGCTCTGTTCCTCGGAGGCTCAAACTTTGTCGCACCTGTCATCTCTGGCTTCATCAACGACGGACAAGGTTGGGAATGGGTGCTGGTAAGTGACAAACAGTGCTTGAACTTCCTCGACTGACGCTTGAGCAGCATTGGcgtgccatcttcaacgcaATCGCTTTCGTCATCTGCCTGTTCTTCATGGAAGAGACAAAGTATAACCGAAAGGCCACTCCACTCCATCTCAACGACACTGTCAATATCAGCAAACCAGTCGAGTCTGCGAGCGATGCCAAGGAAGAACTAGAGTCTCAGACTACATCGAATATCGATGTAGTCAACGGCACCGTTCTCCCCTCCTCCAAGACATTCctcgacaagatgaagatcttCCGAAGCGAGCATGTTCAAGACAGCGTTCCCTTAAAGGGCATGCTCATTAGACCCTTCAAGTACTTCTCCTTGCCCATTGTTGTGTTTTGTGGCTTCATGTACGGTGCTGTTGTTTGCTACTTTAATGTCCTCAACGGTACAGCGTCGATCATTCTCTCAGCTCCTCCTTATTCATTCAAGCCAAGCTCTGTTGGTCTTTGCTATATCGCTACTGTTATTGGAGTCTTTATCGGGTAGGTCTTGCCGAAATTTCACTCACATCATACATAAGATAACAAGAAGCAGATCATTCTTCTCTGGCCCAATGGGAGATAAGCTCGTCCTAAACCTGACCCGCCGTAACAGCGGCATCCGCGAGCCTGAACACCGCCTCTGGCTTTATGCTGTTCTGCTACTACTTGTACCAGGTGCACTACTACTCTGGGGCGTTGGGGCTGCTCATCAAGTTCACTGGTCAGGGCTCTTGATCGCCATGGGCATATTAGGTGCTGCAATCACTGCAGGCTGTCAGCTTCCTCTAAGCTACTGTATCGACTGCTATACCGAACTTGGCTCTGACGCCATTGTAACCATCATTCTGATTCGCAACACCATGAGCTTCGCTATTGGCTATGGGTAAGTGACTCACTATCCGCCAATCTTTCATTCACTAACCTCTTCAGTGTCACCCCCTGGGTTACAGGAATGGGATATCAGAACGCCTTTCTTGTCGCTGCCTTTGTTGCAATGGCGCAGTTTTCTCTGGCCTTTGTGTTCATCAAGTATGGTAAGCAACTTCGACGAAGCAGTACTGCGAGCTATTTCAAGTACCTCGAGCAGGTCAAGAACGACGGTCTCATTCATTAGATGGCATCCTGCACCTGTATTCTTTGGTCGACTGCtgatatagctatatctttCATCCTTGTATTGAACTGCTCACTGTTTAAAATGCCAGATCGCGTTATGCTACTCCTCTTCCAAGTCTCCTCCGACTCTTCGGCGTTGGATCGCACACGATATTTGAATGCTCTCTGAACCATCAGCTTCCCAAATTGTGAAGTTGGTCGATGTGGCTTTTAAGGACTTGGCCTTGTGAATGACAATTGCTGTATACTGTGATCGAGTCCGGTAGCCATGTTGACAAATGAATTCGGTCTCATATAGAATCACGGGCCATTTTACcatatttaaatattacagACTATAAATTGGAAGCATACTCCTTTACAACATTTCTCTTCCACACAAGTGGCAACTATCTCCCCTTAGTTCCGATATAGTATCTATCAATCCGTACCACAAATAACTGAGTCAATATCATAATACCTATCCAATTTCAAGACTTTCACTATGTGTATAGAAACAACATGTCAAACCATCTGCCGTGTCTGCGAGATCCTTCTTACTCAGCAGTTTGAGAAGCACTGTTGTACCCAGTCTCGAGGCTTCTATGGAAGATGTGGCCACGGTACGAGGAGGATTGACACAACCAAAACCCTGTGTTCTAAATGTAGAAATAAAAGCAAGAATAAATAAGAGAGGGTTGTTAATATGCGGAGGGGTATTAATTCTAGTTTTCGCCCCTGAGAAGTTGGGTAATATCTTGCGATATATGGGAGCCTAGATAGGCTCAATAAATCCAATTTACAgtcttaattattatataaataaatggCACGACTATACTATGTCATTTAACATAAGGAACCTTTGGCATAAATCCAATGTGTGACGTAGCGAAGTGTGAGGCCGAGTAACTGACTTCCTTCAGGCCATCAGTTCCTGTGTTTGTTTCACTGGTCTGTGTACCGTTGGTAAGAATGGTTCAGTGGTTCATGGTGACAGAAACCTTCAGCTGGTCAAGTTTCAGGTAATAAAattctccaagctctcagGTCGAGAACAAGGAGCCTGAATTATTGAGCGTGAACAACGCATCACTGGCCACAGAACTACTAATGTTGCTGTAAATATAAATAGCCGCGTTTCCGCTCTGCAATCTGGGAATCTCAACTcaagtaaatataaaaaactaaacATCAATCTCACACTATCTACAGTATCACCTATTATCACAGGCCATCACAATGTGTGTGCAATGCAGAGAGCTGGTAATTTGCACAGACTGCAAAGGTTTGACAATTACAAGGAACAATATAACCCCGTGTGCGGCGTCAGGAGGCATAGTTGGGTCATGCAGACAACCAATTCAGGTAATTGATaccgagatgaagaaggagtGCGAGAAGtgcaaggagaagagaaggaagaagaataagaagtgAACGACTTCTTGGTTTAGCTATGTATTTATTCTCTGCCATGACGAAGCATTAGGCATGATGCAATAAATTTAAAGTGGTGTCTCGCTACCCCCCCTTTACCGTGCATGAAATGAGTCTTTTCTAGCATTGATAATACTTCCTTATTAGTAAAATCAATTTCTAGTCTATTAAGCATACAAATACAGAGTTTACAATACTATCTTCTCCGAACCTCCAGCTGGGTATATGGATCAGTCGCACTCAAAAAGCCAAACTGCATAGGTTTTCCAAAGCACCCGTCCTTCAATCTAAGGTCATACTTGAGTATGATGTGAGCCAGGCAAAGCTTCAACTCGCTGCCAGCAAAAAACCTTCCAGGGCACAGGTGCTTGCCCATACCGAACTGAGCATGCTCCGGGCTTGACTGCACGAACAGGCTTGTGTTATCACCAGCTTGTCGTCGTTTGTAGAAACGCCAAGCATCAAACTTTTCGGGGTTCTCGAACTTGGCGGGATCGTACATCTCTCGAGAATCGATGGCGATGTGCGTACCTTTCTCGAGAAGAGTACCGTCGGGAAGCCGGGTGTCGCGGATGACCAATCTCTCCAATATCACTTAATGAGTTAGTATGTGCGAAATGCCACTGGGAAAAAACTTACCTAGCAAGGGGATTTGTCTCTGGGTTTCCTTCATGAAACTATCGAGTAACTGCATTTTGACGAGCGACGCAGCGGTAAAGTCGTGATTCGGTGCGGCGTCCTCGATCTCTTGTCTCAGATGCTTAGCAACCTCAGGGCGACGAGCAATCTCAATGAGAATCTGTCTAAAAAGCTCTGAAGTGGTAAATAGAGCGGCCATGGCCAGAGCAAGCTGAACATCCGCAGGTTCAAACTCATTTCCGAGCGGCGATTCAAGAGTCCAAGCAAGGGCATCGTAGTAAGCGGGAGCCTCCTTTCCGTTGAGCTTCGcctgctcttcctcttgtcGTCTTTTCTGAACGACCTTGTTCACCATCTCACGCGCTCGCTTCAGACCAGCACGGCAAGTTGAGGCACCAGGAAGATACCAAACAACCAGCCATCTCAACCACGAGGGCCATAAATGCATTTCCCCAACAGCTCCAAAGTAATCCAAAACATAAGCCCTCGACACCTTTTGCCATTCTGGGTCAGCAGCGAGTTCCGGTCCGACAAAGATGGATGCAGCTGCACGAGAAATAACTCCAGTAGTTCCATCTTCCCAGTTGAGTGTCTTCCAAGACTTGTTCTCTCCCCAAATTTCAGACAAACCTGTCTTAATGTGTTCATTCATGATAGGCAGAGTCTTGTCAGTTTTGGATAGCTTTCCCTGGACCATGTTGATGACCATCCTATTCGGGTGATGCAAGACATGCTGAACATCGAAACCAGGGTAGCTAGCAAAGTATTCGTCTCTGGCGAGTTGCTGGTGGTCTAGGtctttgttgttcttggcccaACCGACACAAGAAGGTGGCAGAATTGTCTTGATACCGTTTGGGACCAAGATGGCAAAGGGGTTCTCGCCATGCTTGGCAGCACCATCTTTGAGTAGCTTTCTGGCGTTGGTCTTGTACTCGTGATTCGCCTGACGGTGGAAGAAGTCTTTGG is part of the Fusarium fujikuroi IMI 58289 draft genome, chromosome FFUJ_chr07 genome and encodes:
- a CDS encoding related to general amidase; this encodes MASVVESLPQRLVSHSQSQKSADISVVTDWEMQAEKCRAVLRKSLNPAWLLPPAQLPPADQLNVSTFIETCGFLSARELEITATSATNLVEQMASGSLTAVETVTAFLKRAHIAHQLTNFATEFMNADALEDAVELDAHFKATGKIKGPLHGIPISTKEHIEHKGRIAHSAYVALIDNVAEEDALIVQCCKKAGAIFHVRTNEPQSVMHIDCSNPIYGMTVNPHNRTLTCGGSSGGEGASLGLRCAALGIGTDLGGSVRVPAAFCGAYGLRTTALRNPYKGVCLPGAGQESIRCVISPLANTAEDLGLFQQAVLDQEPWEIETSLVPQAWKQSSPLEPGSFTIGVMWEDGLVRPHPPVVRALRYAVEKLKTAGITVVDFEPHSHQEGMDIVSRLYFPECAVTQKELLEKGGEPIALLSDYIFSFSPPRPLTIQENWAFNVKRDTFREQYHKIMKDRGVDFILCPAYVGPAAKLGDGHYIPYTAIWNLLDQPAVTFPTGLKVELTDTPSSDFKPRSAEEEREYNKYSPEEYAEAPLALQIVGKHFRDEDTVAVVELVSKIVRG
- a CDS encoding related to transporter protein HOL1, which translates into the protein MGLDDNSPQPRSDFVPGTVLLVDFDGTLDTRHAQGHRDIVLVPTPSDDPDDPLNWSRWRKTLLMATLCVYCLAIGIASAAIYSVLVPISAATGLTVSDLNSGTGYMFLTFGWGCLIWQPLAQKFGKRPVYLLSLLGTTGIMIWAPHATTNGQWIANKVLQGTFGAPVESLCEISVSDAYFAHERGTYIAYYALFLGGSNFVAPVISGFINDGQGWEWVLHWRAIFNAIAFVICLFFMEETKYNRKATPLHLNDTVNISKPVESASDAKEELESQTTSNIDVVNGTVLPSSKTFLDKMKIFRSEHVQDSVPLKGMLIRPFKYFSLPIVVFCGFMYGAVVCYFNVLNGTASIILSAPPYSFKPSSVGLCYIATVIGVFIGSFFSGPMGDKLVLNLTRRNSGIREPEHRLWLYAVLLLLVPGALLLWGVGAAHQVHWSGLLIAMGILGAAITAGCQLPLSYCIDCYTELGSDAIVTIILIRNTMSFAIGYGVTPWVTGMGYQNAFLVAAFVAMAQFSLAFVFIKYGKQLRRSSTASYFKYLEQVKNDGLIH
- a CDS encoding related to cytochrome P450 monooxygenase (lovA) — protein: MAFLSSPLGLGVSIIAILVGAIIFANKKPKFPIINKYSKDFFHRQANHEYKTNARKLLKDGAAKHGENPFAILVPNGIKTILPPSCVGWAKNNKDLDHQQLARDEYFASYPGFDVQHVLHHPNRMVINMVQGKLSKTDKTLPIMNEHIKTGLSEIWGENKSWKTLNWEDGTTGVISRAAASIFVGPELAADPEWQKVSRAYVLDYFGAVGEMHLWPSWLRWLVVWYLPGASTCRAGLKRAREMVNKVVQKRRQEEEQAKLNGKEAPAYYDALAWTLESPLGNEFEPADVQLALAMAALFTTSELFRQILIEIARRPEVAKHLRQEIEDAAPNHDFTAASLVKMQLLDSFMKETQRQIPLLVILERLVIRDTRLPDGTLLEKGTHIAIDSREMYDPAKFENPEKFDAWRFYKRRQAGDNTSLFVQSSPEHAQFGMGKHLCPGRFFAGSELKLCLAHIILKYDLRLKDGCFGKPMQFGFLSATDPYTQLEVRRR